One segment of Streptomyces sp. NA02950 DNA contains the following:
- a CDS encoding adenine phosphoribosyltransferase: MSAGTTGTATGEPGDPDGFGGLAAEELRALLLSRIQDVPDHPKPGVMFKDITPLLADAAAFTALTDALATLATRYRADKVVGLEARGFILGAPAAVRAGVGFVPVRKAGKLPGATLAQAYELEYGTAEIEIHADALAPGDRVLVVDDVLATGGTAEASLQLIRRAGAQIAGVAVLLELGFLQGRGRLLGSLGSAPLEALITI; this comes from the coding sequence ATGAGTGCCGGCACGACGGGCACCGCGACCGGTGAGCCGGGCGATCCGGACGGATTCGGCGGCCTCGCCGCCGAGGAACTGCGCGCCCTGCTGCTCAGCCGGATCCAGGACGTGCCGGACCATCCGAAGCCGGGCGTGATGTTCAAGGACATCACCCCGCTGCTCGCCGACGCCGCCGCGTTCACCGCGCTGACCGACGCGCTGGCCACGCTCGCCACCCGGTACCGGGCGGACAAGGTCGTGGGCCTGGAGGCGCGGGGCTTCATCCTCGGCGCCCCGGCCGCCGTCCGCGCCGGAGTCGGCTTCGTCCCCGTCCGCAAGGCCGGGAAACTGCCCGGGGCCACCCTGGCCCAGGCGTACGAGCTGGAGTACGGCACCGCGGAGATCGAGATACACGCCGATGCCCTGGCCCCGGGCGACCGGGTCCTGGTCGTCGACGACGTCCTGGCCACCGGCGGCACCGCCGAGGCGTCCCTCCAGCTGATCCGGCGGGCCGGTGCCCAGATCGCCGGGGTCGCCGTCCTGCTGGAGCTCGGTTTTCTCCAGGGCCGCGGCCGGCTGCTGGGCTCGCTCGGCAGCGCCCCGCTGGAGGCGCTGATCACGATCTGA
- the secF gene encoding protein translocase subunit SecF: MSRLGTLGARLYRGEVGYDFVGKRKIWYGISILITITAIVGLAVRGLNMGIEFSGGAVFTTPNTSVSTSDVRQTAEKAADDHTVVVQELGRGGLRIQISELGTKEALPVQEALAKKLDVKADKIDTQLVGPSWGEQIAGKAWQGLAIFMVLVVIYLAIAFEWRMALAALVALIHDITITVGVYALVGFEVTPGTVIGLLTILGYSLYDTVVVFDGLKEASKDLTKQNRFTYSEIANRSLNSTLVRSINTTVVALLPVGALLFIGGGLLGAGMLNDISLSLFVGLAAGAYSSIFIATPLVADLKERDPRMKALAKRVRAKRAAAAKAESEAGADRSAEEGDSDPDLQDAGAAPGGVVGQRRQPTSRGRGRGRPSGKRR, encoded by the coding sequence ATGTCGCGACTCGGCACTCTCGGCGCCAGGCTCTACCGAGGCGAGGTCGGCTACGACTTCGTCGGCAAGCGCAAGATCTGGTACGGCATCTCGATACTGATCACCATCACGGCCATCGTCGGCCTGGCGGTGCGTGGCCTCAACATGGGCATCGAGTTCTCCGGCGGCGCCGTCTTCACCACGCCCAACACCAGCGTCTCGACCTCCGACGTCCGTCAGACCGCCGAGAAGGCGGCCGACGACCACACCGTGGTCGTCCAGGAGCTCGGCCGCGGCGGCCTGCGGATCCAGATCAGCGAGCTGGGTACCAAGGAGGCGCTGCCGGTCCAGGAGGCGCTGGCCAAGAAGCTGGACGTCAAGGCCGACAAGATCGACACCCAGCTGGTCGGCCCGAGCTGGGGCGAGCAGATCGCCGGCAAGGCGTGGCAGGGTCTGGCGATCTTCATGGTGCTGGTGGTGATCTATCTCGCCATCGCCTTCGAATGGCGGATGGCACTGGCCGCACTGGTCGCGCTGATCCACGACATCACCATCACCGTCGGGGTCTACGCGCTGGTCGGCTTCGAAGTCACCCCCGGTACCGTGATCGGTCTGCTCACGATCCTCGGTTATTCGCTGTACGACACGGTCGTGGTCTTCGACGGTCTCAAGGAAGCGTCGAAGGACCTCACCAAACAGAACCGCTTCACCTACAGCGAGATCGCCAACCGCAGCCTCAACTCGACCCTGGTGCGGTCCATCAACACCACGGTTGTGGCGCTGCTGCCGGTCGGTGCGCTGCTGTTCATCGGTGGCGGTCTGCTCGGCGCGGGCATGCTCAACGACATCTCGCTGTCGCTGTTCGTCGGTCTCGCCGCCGGTGCCTACTCCTCGATCTTCATCGCCACTCCGCTCGTCGCCGACCTGAAGGAACGCGACCCGCGGATGAAGGCGCTGGCCAAGCGGGTGCGCGCCAAGCGCGCGGCGGCCGCCAAGGCCGAGTCCGAGGCCGGTGCCGACCGGTCGGCCGAGGAGGGCGACAGCGATCCGGATCTCCAGGACGCCGGAGCGGCCCCCGGAGGGGTCGTCGGCCAGCGCCGCCAGCCCACCTCACGCGGCCGGGGCCGCGGCCGGCCGTCGGGCAAGCGCCGATGA
- the secD gene encoding protein translocase subunit SecD — protein MAAPKKGRRSPGSQGRPGRALAVILIAIVALTGGMFLSGHTTPRLGIDLAGGTSFTLEAKNQPGKPNAINTDNMNTAVGIIERRVNGLGVSEAEVQTQGDKHIIVNIPKGTNAKQARQQVGTTAQLYFRPVTTSTTSGGKNPPPATPTPTASGKGKNDQGDKGKQGDKGTEKSDRPSGTPSASASTQGRAVPGALKADKTPTPDPSKSPKGDQTKKPSAPNGQNDLAKDFAALDCTTKKGRAAAAEKAANAKATDSILACGQKGDAKYVLGPAQVEGTDVDDASSVFESQNASGWIVQLDFNGKGAKKFADVTGKLAAKQPPQNRFAIVLDGEVVSDPEVNTAITGGRATISGGFTQQSSEDLANVLSYGALPLSFDIADETTVSAALGGEQLKAGLVAGAIGMALVMLYLVVYYRGLALVAMASLGVSAILTYTIMVLLGPGIGFALNLPAVCGAIVAIGITADSFIVYFERIRDEIREGRSLRPAVERGWPRARRTILVSDFVSFLAAAVLYIVTVGKVQGFAFTLGLTTLLDVAVVFLFTKPLMTLLARRPFFGNGHRWSGLDPERLGAKPPLRRRRSAAPADTKEA, from the coding sequence GTGGCAGCACCGAAGAAGGGCCGCAGGTCACCCGGGTCGCAGGGCAGGCCCGGCCGCGCCCTGGCCGTGATTCTGATCGCCATCGTGGCGCTCACCGGGGGGATGTTCCTCTCCGGTCACACCACGCCGCGGCTCGGCATCGACCTCGCGGGCGGCACCAGCTTCACGCTGGAGGCCAAGAACCAGCCGGGCAAGCCCAACGCGATCAACACGGACAACATGAACACCGCCGTCGGCATCATCGAGCGGCGTGTCAACGGTCTGGGTGTGTCCGAGGCCGAGGTCCAGACGCAGGGCGACAAGCACATCATCGTGAACATCCCCAAGGGGACGAACGCGAAGCAGGCCCGGCAGCAGGTCGGCACCACCGCCCAGCTCTACTTCCGGCCGGTGACCACCTCCACCACCTCCGGCGGGAAGAACCCCCCGCCCGCCACCCCGACCCCCACCGCCAGCGGCAAGGGCAAGAACGACCAGGGTGACAAGGGCAAGCAGGGCGACAAGGGCACCGAGAAGAGCGACCGGCCCTCGGGCACCCCGTCCGCGAGCGCCAGCACCCAGGGCCGGGCCGTCCCGGGCGCGCTGAAGGCCGACAAGACGCCGACCCCCGACCCGTCGAAGTCCCCCAAGGGCGACCAGACCAAGAAGCCTTCCGCCCCCAACGGGCAGAACGACCTGGCCAAGGACTTCGCCGCGCTGGACTGCACCACCAAGAAGGGCCGCGCCGCGGCGGCCGAGAAGGCGGCCAACGCCAAGGCGACCGACTCCATCCTGGCCTGCGGCCAGAAGGGCGACGCCAAGTACGTGCTCGGCCCCGCCCAGGTCGAGGGCACCGACGTCGACGACGCCTCGTCCGTCTTCGAGAGCCAGAACGCCTCGGGCTGGATCGTGCAGCTCGACTTCAACGGCAAGGGCGCCAAGAAGTTCGCCGATGTGACCGGCAAGCTGGCGGCCAAGCAGCCCCCGCAGAACCGCTTCGCGATCGTCCTCGACGGCGAGGTCGTCTCCGACCCCGAGGTCAACACGGCGATCACCGGCGGCCGCGCCACCATCTCCGGCGGTTTCACCCAGCAGAGCTCCGAGGACCTGGCCAACGTCCTGTCCTACGGTGCGCTCCCGCTGTCCTTCGACATCGCGGACGAGACCACCGTCTCCGCCGCCCTCGGCGGTGAGCAGCTCAAGGCGGGCCTGGTCGCCGGTGCCATCGGTATGGCCCTCGTGATGCTCTACCTGGTCGTCTACTACCGCGGTCTGGCCCTGGTGGCCATGGCCAGCCTCGGGGTCTCCGCGATCCTCACCTACACGATCATGGTGTTGCTCGGCCCCGGTATCGGCTTCGCGCTGAACCTCCCGGCGGTCTGCGGCGCGATCGTGGCCATCGGTATCACCGCCGACTCGTTCATCGTCTACTTCGAACGGATCCGCGACGAGATCCGGGAGGGCCGCTCGCTGCGCCCCGCCGTCGAGCGCGGCTGGCCGCGGGCCCGGCGCACCATCCTGGTCTCCGACTTCGTGTCGTTCCTGGCCGCCGCGGTGCTCTACATCGTCACCGTCGGCAAGGTGCAGGGCTTCGCCTTCACCCTGGGGCTGACCACGCTGCTCGACGTCGCGGTGGTGTTCCTGTTCACCAAGCCGCTGATGACGCTGCTCGCCCGCCGCCCGTTCTTCGGGAACGGCCACCGTTGGTCCGGTCTGGACCCCGAGCGCCTGGGAGCCAAGCCGCCCCTGCGCCGGCGCCGTTCCGCCGCCCCCGCCGACACGAAGGAGGCGTGA
- the yajC gene encoding preprotein translocase subunit YajC, with protein sequence MNIVTLLPFIVLIGAMFLMTRSAKNKQRQAAQMRDEMHPGTGVRTIGGMYATVKEVSDDTVLLEVAPGVHAIYAKNAVGAVLPDEEYNRIVHGIDPETDGHGPVVPDDASSLTGAAHADDDDADDAGPKDAVGDAGKDVEKVDLGKDDADTADASDGGKRDGSTDAK encoded by the coding sequence GTGAATATCGTGACTCTCCTGCCGTTCATCGTGCTCATCGGAGCCATGTTCCTGATGACCCGATCGGCCAAGAACAAGCAGCGCCAGGCGGCGCAGATGCGCGATGAGATGCACCCGGGCACCGGTGTGCGGACCATCGGTGGCATGTACGCCACGGTCAAGGAGGTCAGCGACGACACGGTCCTCCTCGAGGTGGCCCCCGGTGTGCACGCGATCTACGCGAAGAACGCCGTGGGCGCGGTCCTGCCGGACGAGGAGTACAACCGCATCGTCCACGGCATCGACCCCGAGACCGACGGCCACGGCCCCGTCGTCCCCGACGACGCCTCCTCGCTGACCGGCGCCGCGCACGCCGATGACGATGACGCCGACGACGCCGGCCCGAAGGACGCCGTGGGCGACGCCGGGAAGGACGTCGAGAAGGTCGACCTGGGCAAGGACGACGCCGACACGGCGGACGCGTCCGACGGCGGCAAGCGGGACGGCAGCACCGACGCGAAGTAG
- the ruvB gene encoding Holliday junction branch migration DNA helicase RuvB → MNWDETAPATAEDLSPGAGGRLVGADADGEDQAVEAALRPKDLGDFVGQERVREQLDLVLKAARQRGGTADHVLLSGAPGLGKTTLSMIIAAEMGAPIRITSGPAIQHAGDLAAILSSLTEGEVLFLDEIHRMSRPAEEMLYMAMEDFRVDVIVGKGPGATAIPLELPPFTLVGATTRAGLLPPPLRDRFGFTGHMEFYAPAELERVIHRSAGLLEVTIEPVGATEIAGRSRGTPRIANRLLRRVRDYAQVKADGVITREIAASALAVYDVDGRGLDRLDRAVLSALLKLFGGGPVGLSTLAVAVGEERETVEEVAEPFLVREGLLARTPRGRVGTPAAWAHLGLTPPQQAGAGGQTGLFEA, encoded by the coding sequence GTGAACTGGGACGAAACCGCACCGGCCACCGCCGAGGACCTTTCCCCCGGCGCGGGCGGAAGGCTGGTGGGCGCCGACGCCGACGGTGAGGACCAGGCGGTGGAGGCCGCGCTGCGCCCCAAGGACCTCGGTGACTTCGTCGGCCAGGAGCGGGTGCGCGAGCAGCTGGACCTGGTGCTCAAGGCGGCCCGGCAGCGCGGCGGCACCGCCGACCACGTACTGCTCTCCGGCGCCCCCGGGCTCGGCAAGACCACCCTCTCGATGATCATCGCCGCCGAGATGGGCGCCCCGATCCGCATCACCTCCGGCCCAGCCATCCAGCACGCGGGCGATCTCGCCGCGATCCTCTCCTCCCTCACCGAGGGCGAGGTGCTCTTCCTGGACGAGATCCACCGTATGTCCCGGCCCGCCGAGGAGATGCTCTACATGGCGATGGAGGACTTCCGGGTCGACGTGATCGTCGGCAAGGGGCCGGGCGCCACCGCCATCCCGCTGGAGCTGCCGCCGTTCACCCTGGTCGGCGCCACCACCCGGGCCGGGCTGCTGCCGCCCCCGCTGCGCGACCGCTTCGGCTTCACCGGTCATATGGAGTTCTACGCCCCGGCCGAGCTGGAGCGCGTCATCCACCGCTCCGCCGGACTGCTGGAGGTCACCATCGAGCCCGTGGGCGCCACCGAGATCGCCGGGCGGTCCCGCGGCACCCCCCGGATCGCCAACCGTCTGCTGCGCCGGGTGCGCGACTACGCCCAGGTCAAGGCCGACGGGGTGATCACCCGGGAGATCGCCGCCAGCGCCCTGGCCGTCTACGACGTGGACGGACGCGGTCTGGACCGGCTGGACCGCGCGGTCCTCAGCGCCCTGCTCAAGCTGTTCGGCGGCGGCCCGGTGGGGCTGTCCACCCTGGCGGTCGCCGTGGGGGAGGAGCGCGAGACGGTCGAGGAGGTCGCCGAGCCCTTCCTGGTGCGGGAGGGGCTGCTGGCCCGTACGCCGCGGGGGCGCGTCGGCACCCCCGCGGCCTGGGCCCATCTGGGTCTCACCCCGCCCCAGCAGGCCGGCGCGGGTGGTCAGACAGGTCTGTTCGAGGCATGA
- the ruvA gene encoding Holliday junction branch migration protein RuvA — MIAFVSGPVAALAPDSAVVEVGGVGLALQCTPGTLSGLRLGEQTRLATSLVVREDSLTLYGFADDDERQVFELLQTASGVGPRLAQAMLAVHTPDALRIAVSTGDEKALTAVPGIGKKGAQKLLLELKDRLGAPVGSAVPGARPAPAGGWSDQLHTALVGLGYQPREADEAVAAVTPQAEAALAGGGAPQVAQLLRAALQTLNRTR, encoded by the coding sequence ATGATCGCGTTCGTCTCCGGCCCGGTCGCGGCCCTCGCCCCGGACTCCGCCGTCGTCGAGGTCGGCGGCGTCGGCCTGGCGCTCCAGTGCACCCCGGGCACCCTGTCCGGGCTGCGCCTCGGCGAGCAGACCCGGCTCGCCACCTCCTTGGTCGTCCGCGAGGACTCGCTCACCCTCTACGGTTTCGCGGACGACGACGAGCGCCAGGTCTTCGAGCTGCTCCAGACCGCCAGCGGGGTCGGCCCCCGGCTGGCCCAGGCCATGCTGGCCGTCCACACCCCGGACGCGCTGCGGATCGCCGTCTCCACCGGGGACGAGAAGGCGCTCACCGCCGTCCCCGGCATCGGCAAGAAAGGTGCGCAGAAGCTGTTGCTGGAGCTCAAGGACCGGCTCGGCGCGCCGGTCGGCTCCGCCGTGCCCGGCGCCCGCCCCGCACCCGCCGGGGGCTGGAGCGATCAGCTGCACACCGCCCTGGTCGGCCTGGGCTACCAGCCCCGGGAGGCCGACGAGGCGGTCGCCGCCGTCACCCCGCAGGCCGAGGCGGCCCTCGCCGGCGGCGGCGCTCCCCAGGTGGCCCAGCTGCTGCGGGCCGCCCTCCAGACCCTGAACCGCACACGGTGA
- the ruvC gene encoding crossover junction endodeoxyribonuclease RuvC produces MRVLGVDPGLTRCGIGVVEGVAGRPLRMLGVGVVRSPADAEVADRLVLIERSLEEWLDAHRPECVAVERVFSQHNVRTVMGTAQASAVAMLCAARRGLPVALHTPSEVKAAVTGSGRADKAQVGAMVTRLLRLDAPPKPADAADALALAICHIWRAPATHRLQRAVAAHRTTKGRLP; encoded by the coding sequence GTGCGGGTGCTGGGCGTCGACCCGGGGCTGACCCGGTGCGGTATCGGCGTGGTCGAGGGAGTCGCGGGCCGTCCCCTGCGGATGCTGGGCGTCGGCGTCGTGCGCAGCCCGGCGGACGCCGAGGTCGCCGACCGCCTCGTCCTCATCGAGCGCAGTCTCGAGGAGTGGCTCGACGCCCACCGGCCCGAATGCGTCGCCGTGGAGCGGGTGTTCAGCCAGCACAACGTGCGCACCGTCATGGGCACCGCCCAGGCCAGCGCCGTCGCGATGCTCTGCGCCGCCCGCCGTGGACTGCCGGTCGCGCTGCACACCCCCAGTGAGGTCAAGGCGGCCGTCACCGGATCGGGACGGGCGGACAAGGCCCAGGTCGGCGCCATGGTCACCCGGCTGCTGCGGCTCGACGCACCGCCCAAGCCGGCCGACGCCGCCGACGCCCTGGCGCTCGCCATCTGCCACATCTGGCGGGCACCCGCGACCCACCGCCTCCAGCGGGCCGTCGCCGCCCACCGCACCACGAAAGGCCGTCTTCCATGA
- a CDS encoding YebC/PmpR family DNA-binding transcriptional regulator: MSGHSKWATTKHKKAVIDAKRGKLFAKLIKNIEVAARTGGADPDGNPTLFDAIQKAKKQSVPNKNIDSAVKRGAGLEAGGAEYETIMYEGYGPNGVAVLIECLTDNRNRAASDVRVAMTRNGGSMADPGSVSYLFNRKGVVIVPKGELTEDDVLGAVLDAGAEEVNDLGESFEVISEATDLVAVRSALQEQEIDYDSAEANFVPTMQVQLEEDGARKIFKLIDALEDSDDVQNVFANFDVSDEVMAKVDA; encoded by the coding sequence ATGTCCGGCCACTCTAAATGGGCTACGACGAAGCACAAGAAGGCCGTGATCGATGCCAAGCGCGGCAAGCTCTTCGCGAAGCTGATCAAGAACATCGAGGTCGCCGCCCGGACCGGCGGTGCCGACCCGGACGGTAACCCGACGCTCTTCGACGCCATTCAGAAGGCCAAGAAGCAGTCCGTTCCCAACAAGAACATCGACAGCGCGGTCAAGCGCGGTGCCGGTCTTGAAGCAGGCGGCGCCGAGTACGAGACGATCATGTACGAGGGCTACGGCCCCAACGGCGTTGCCGTGCTCATCGAGTGCCTCACCGACAACCGCAACCGCGCCGCCTCCGACGTACGCGTCGCCATGACCCGCAACGGCGGTTCGATGGCCGACCCGGGCTCGGTCTCCTACCTGTTCAACCGCAAGGGCGTGGTGATCGTCCCCAAGGGCGAGCTGACCGAGGACGACGTGCTCGGCGCGGTCCTGGACGCGGGCGCCGAAGAGGTCAACGACCTCGGTGAGTCCTTCGAGGTCATCAGTGAGGCCACCGACCTGGTCGCGGTCCGCAGCGCGCTCCAGGAGCAGGAGATCGACTACGACTCGGCCGAGGCCAACTTCGTGCCCACCATGCAGGTGCAGCTCGAAGAGGACGGCGCCCGCAAGATCTTCAAGCTGATCGACGCGCTCGAGGACAGCGACGACGTGCAGAACGTCTTCGCCAACTTCGATGTGTCCGACGAGGTCATGGCCAAGGTGGACGCCTGA
- the pdxT gene encoding pyridoxal 5'-phosphate synthase glutaminase subunit PdxT translates to MIGVLALQGDVREHLAALAAAGAPARPVRRPEELAEVAGLVIPGGESTTMSKLAVIFGLLEPLRERVRAGMPVYGTCAGMIMVADKILDGRDDQETIGGIDMIVRRNAFGRQNESFEAGIDVKGIDGGPVEGVFIRAPWVESVGAAAEVLATFEGHTVAVRQGHVLATSFHPELTGDHRVHALFVDMVRQSGQA, encoded by the coding sequence GTGATCGGTGTGCTCGCCCTCCAGGGCGACGTCCGCGAACACCTCGCCGCGCTCGCCGCGGCCGGGGCCCCGGCACGGCCCGTCCGCCGCCCCGAGGAACTGGCCGAGGTCGCCGGACTGGTGATCCCCGGTGGCGAGTCGACCACGATGTCCAAGCTGGCGGTCATCTTCGGACTGCTGGAGCCGCTGCGCGAGCGGGTGCGCGCGGGAATGCCGGTGTACGGCACCTGCGCGGGCATGATCATGGTCGCGGACAAGATCCTCGACGGCCGTGACGACCAGGAGACCATCGGCGGTATCGACATGATCGTCCGCCGTAACGCCTTCGGCCGTCAGAACGAGTCCTTCGAGGCCGGGATCGACGTCAAGGGCATCGACGGCGGCCCGGTCGAGGGCGTCTTCATCCGCGCGCCGTGGGTGGAGTCCGTGGGCGCCGCCGCCGAGGTGCTGGCGACGTTCGAGGGGCACACCGTCGCGGTCCGGCAGGGCCATGTCCTCGCGACGTCCTTCCACCCGGAGCTGACCGGTGACCACCGCGTCCACGCGCTCTTCGTGGACATGGTGCGGCAGTCCGGGCAAGCCTGA
- the pdxS gene encoding pyridoxal 5'-phosphate synthase lyase subunit PdxS produces the protein MSSTPASTSNSEAPATGTARVKRGMAEQLKGGVIMDVVTPEEAKIAEDAGAVAVMALERVPADIRKDGGVARMSDPDMIDGIINAVSIPVMAKSRIGHFVEAQVLQSLGVDYIDESEVLTPADEVNHSDKWSFTTPFVCGATNLGEALRRIAEGAAMIRSKGEAGTGNVVEAVRHLRQIKGEIARLRGLDNHELYAAAKELRAPYELVQEVAAVGKLPVVLFSAGGVATPADAALMRQLGAEGVFVGSGIFKSGDPARRAAAIVKATTFYDDPKVIADVSRDLGEAMVGINCDTLPENERYAKRGW, from the coding sequence GTGTCCAGCACGCCCGCCAGCACGTCCAACTCCGAGGCTCCCGCGACCGGTACCGCCCGCGTCAAGCGCGGTATGGCCGAGCAGCTCAAGGGTGGCGTGATCATGGACGTCGTCACCCCTGAGGAAGCCAAGATCGCCGAGGACGCCGGTGCCGTCGCGGTCATGGCCCTCGAGCGGGTTCCGGCCGATATCCGCAAGGACGGCGGAGTGGCCCGGATGTCCGACCCGGACATGATCGACGGGATCATCAACGCGGTCTCCATCCCGGTCATGGCCAAGTCCCGGATCGGCCACTTCGTCGAGGCCCAGGTGCTCCAGTCCCTCGGCGTCGACTACATCGACGAGTCCGAGGTGCTCACCCCGGCCGACGAGGTCAACCACAGCGACAAGTGGTCCTTCACCACGCCGTTCGTCTGCGGCGCCACCAACCTGGGCGAGGCCCTGCGCCGGATCGCCGAGGGCGCGGCCATGATCCGCTCCAAGGGCGAGGCCGGCACCGGCAACGTGGTCGAGGCCGTGCGTCACCTGCGCCAGATCAAGGGCGAGATCGCCCGGCTGCGCGGCCTGGACAACCACGAGCTCTACGCGGCGGCCAAGGAGCTGCGCGCCCCGTACGAGCTGGTCCAGGAGGTCGCCGCGGTCGGCAAGCTGCCGGTCGTGCTGTTCTCCGCGGGCGGTGTGGCCACCCCGGCCGACGCCGCGCTGATGCGCCAGCTCGGCGCCGAGGGCGTGTTCGTCGGCTCCGGCATTTTCAAGTCCGGCGACCCGGCCCGGCGCGCCGCCGCGATCGTGAAGGCCACCACCTTCTACGACGACCCGAAGGTCATCGCGGATGTGTCCCGCGACCTCGGCGAGGCCATGGTCGGCATCAACTGCGACACCCTCCCCGAGAACGAGCGCTACGCCAAGCGCGGCTGGTAA
- a CDS encoding glycosyltransferase family 4 protein: MRIGIVCPYSWDVPGGVQFHIRDLAEHLIRGGHEVSVLAPADDETPLPPYVVSAGRAVPVPYNGSVARLNFGFLSAARVRRWLHDGAFDVIHIHEPTSPSLGLLACWAAQGPIVATFHTSNPRSRAMIAAYPILQPALEKISARIAVSEYARRTLVEHLGGDAVVIPNGVDVGFFADAEPKEEWRGDTIGFIGRIDEPRKGLPVLMRALPKIFEARPGARLLVAGRGDEKEAVAGLPARMRERVEFLGMVSDEDKARLLRSVDVYVAPNTGGESFGIILVEAMSAGAAVLASDLDAFGQVLDGGAAGELFAGGDADALAAAAVRLLETPERVAELRERGRRHVRRFDWSTVGADILAVYETVTDGAASVAADDKAGLRARLGLARD, translated from the coding sequence GTGAGGATCGGCATCGTCTGCCCGTACTCCTGGGACGTCCCAGGCGGCGTGCAGTTCCACATCCGCGACCTGGCCGAACATCTGATCCGGGGCGGCCACGAGGTCTCGGTGCTGGCCCCCGCGGACGACGAGACCCCGCTGCCGCCCTATGTCGTCTCCGCCGGACGCGCCGTGCCGGTGCCGTACAACGGCTCGGTGGCCCGGCTCAACTTCGGCTTCCTGTCCGCCGCGCGGGTGCGCCGCTGGCTACACGACGGCGCCTTCGACGTCATCCATATCCACGAGCCGACCTCGCCCTCGCTCGGCCTGCTCGCCTGCTGGGCGGCGCAGGGGCCCATCGTCGCCACCTTCCACACCTCCAACCCCCGCTCCCGCGCCATGATCGCCGCATATCCGATCCTCCAGCCCGCGCTGGAGAAGATCAGCGCGCGGATCGCGGTGAGCGAGTACGCCCGGCGGACGCTGGTCGAGCACCTGGGCGGCGACGCGGTGGTCATCCCCAACGGCGTCGACGTGGGCTTCTTCGCCGACGCCGAGCCCAAGGAGGAGTGGCGGGGCGACACGATCGGCTTCATCGGCCGGATCGACGAGCCCCGCAAGGGCCTCCCGGTGCTGATGCGCGCACTGCCGAAGATCTTCGAAGCGCGGCCGGGGGCCCGGCTGCTGGTCGCCGGGCGCGGTGACGAGAAGGAGGCGGTCGCGGGGCTGCCGGCGCGGATGCGGGAGCGCGTGGAGTTCCTGGGGATGGTCAGCGACGAGGACAAGGCGCGGCTGCTGCGCAGCGTCGACGTCTACGTCGCGCCCAACACCGGCGGTGAGAGCTTCGGGATCATCCTGGTCGAGGCCATGTCGGCGGGGGCCGCGGTCCTGGCCAGCGACCTGGACGCGTTCGGGCAGGTCCTGGACGGGGGAGCGGCGGGAGAGCTGTTCGCGGGCGGGGACGCCGACGCGCTCGCCGCGGCCGCCGTACGGCTGCTGGAGACCCCGGAGCGGGTGGCCGAGCTGCGGGAGCGGGGCCGCCGCCATGTGCGCCGCTTCGACTGGTCCACGGTCGGCGCGGACATCCTCGCGGTGTACGAGACGGTGACCGACGGCGCGGCGTCCGTGGCCGCCGACGACAAGGCCGGACTGCGCGCGCGGCTGGGCCTCGCCCGCGACTAG